The sequence tttgaaataatgccACAGTCCTCTCAATATTACAACAAGGATTTGTTCAGtaaaatagtaataacaatataccAAGTAATGTTTCTGATTCATCTCTCGGACAAATTTCAACCCTTTTTTGATCCGACGTCATTCCAGGAATGATAACAGTCATTTTACGCGGCCCTTTGAATCCTAAAACGTTTGTGTCGTATATTACTGCGGCTAATTCTTGTCTTGGGTTAAAGCGATCGTCACGTTTATCATCCTTTATTAGTGAATATCCGTTATCGTAAACGGTAAACTGTGTCCCCAAAAGATTTGATCTTAATTTTCCAATATAAGACTCTCCTCCTCGTGAAAGATCCGTAGGATCAgtggaaattaaataattactcgttgtacttttttttcttttgcgcCCAGCTAATAGAAATATCTGTAAATATAAAACCGACTATCATTTCTATCTTTTAACAAAACACCAAACGATTATATAGAATCAATGCATACTTTTTTCCCATAATCTCGTTCTAAGTGTAAAAAATAGGTTGGGTAGAGACCACGATCCATACCCTTTCTATCACGTGTTATTCTACACTTGtaatgcatttttttatttgctgGTTGTAACACAAAATGCTCGATATTTCCTTCCACGTTTCCTTCGAGTTCCGGACTCTACACAAAGggtataaatttaatattttaagtaattaataaacaatttgtCCTTATGGCCACTACTTGCTTACTGAGGAATTATTTTCTCTGTTAATAAGCATACTAGCTCCATCCGATGGTGCTACTCTAAGGGGTGAAGAACATGGTAGAGATTCTGAAGGTGAGTGTATATCTATAGGTGATGATTCTTCATCTGCACAATCAGTAGCTTCCATAGTTTGATAGAAACCTCCCTCTGTACTCACttctgtattaaaaaaaatacatgtaTATTTCTGTTACAACTATAAAGTTTTAATCAATATACCATTAATTCTTGTTTCTATATCCTTATTTTCTGAAAATGTACTTAAATCAGGGTTTGTCTGTGATATGCTAAATTGCAATGGCCCATCATATcctaaaataaatcaaatttttacaTATGTTACAGAATGTTGTAATGTTCTAATATCCTTATTTTTTATATCCTTTCTTAAGGTACCTCGAAGTTCTTTATTTGGATTCATCCATTTTGTAGAATGGCTTGTAAGCTGAGTACATGATATATTAGATGCTTGTACCATTCCTCCAGCACCACTTTGTCGTTTTTGTTTCATCTTTTG comes from Osmia bicornis bicornis chromosome 4, iOsmBic2.1, whole genome shotgun sequence and encodes:
- the LOC114874489 gene encoding protein king tubby → MTSLDLRQQKLEQQRQLIAQKMKQKRQSGAGGMVQASNISCTQLTSHSTKWMNPNKELRGYDGPLQFSISQTNPDLSTFSENKDIETRINEVSTEGGFYQTMEATDCADEESSPIDIHSPSESLPCSSPLRVAPSDGASMLINRENNSSSPELEGNVEGNIEHFVLQPANKKMHYKCRITRDRKGMDRGLYPTYFLHLERDYGKKIFLLAGRKRKKSTTSNYLISTDPTDLSRGGESYIGKLRSNLLGTQFTVYDNGYSLIKDDKRDDRFNPRQELAAVIYDTNVLGFKGPRKMTVIIPGMTSDQKRVEICPRDESETLLERWKTKNMDNLIELHNKTPVWNDDTQSYVLNFHGRVTQASVKNFQVVHDSDVDYVVMQFGRVAEDVFTMDYRFPLCTLQAFAIALSSFDSKLACE